One stretch of Amycolatopsis sp. NBC_00345 DNA includes these proteins:
- a CDS encoding LacI family DNA-binding transcriptional regulator — MSDKRQPVAVTLADVARRAGVSAATVSRVLNGNYPVAGRTRDRVLRAVSELDYVVNAHARSLAGRTSDMVGVLVNDVADPFFGLIAAGVQAEVSAAELLTVIASTGGNPDEELRYVELLMRQRAEAIVLVGGQAGGAEHAARLAALVQRAGAAGTRVVLCGRPPLPGASAVEIDNRRGAAGLTRHLLAFGHRHIAYLTGPSGNTTTEARLAGHRDALAAAGVAEGPLAEGTFTRDGGRRAATAILAMADRPTAIVAANDLAAAGVLAAAREAGIAVPADVSVAGFDDLPISRDAMPTLTTVRVPLDELGRRAGRIAAGQSASEPGELVPELIARDSVSAPASRQVPERR, encoded by the coding sequence GTGAGCGACAAGAGACAGCCGGTGGCCGTGACGCTGGCGGACGTGGCGCGCCGGGCCGGGGTGTCCGCGGCCACCGTGTCACGGGTGCTCAACGGCAACTACCCGGTGGCCGGCCGGACCCGCGACCGGGTGCTGCGGGCGGTGTCCGAACTGGACTACGTGGTCAACGCGCACGCCCGCTCCCTGGCCGGGCGCACCTCCGACATGGTCGGGGTGCTGGTGAACGACGTCGCCGACCCGTTCTTCGGGCTGATCGCGGCCGGGGTGCAGGCCGAGGTGAGCGCCGCGGAACTGCTCACGGTGATCGCCAGTACCGGCGGCAATCCGGACGAGGAGCTGCGTTACGTGGAGCTGCTCATGCGGCAACGGGCCGAGGCGATCGTGCTCGTCGGCGGCCAGGCGGGTGGAGCCGAGCACGCCGCGCGGCTGGCCGCGCTGGTCCAGCGGGCCGGCGCGGCGGGCACCCGGGTCGTGCTGTGCGGGCGTCCGCCGTTGCCGGGCGCGTCGGCCGTCGAGATCGACAACCGCCGCGGTGCCGCCGGCCTGACCCGGCACCTGCTCGCCTTCGGCCATCGGCACATCGCGTATCTGACCGGTCCCTCGGGCAACACGACCACCGAAGCCCGGCTCGCCGGTCACCGGGACGCTCTCGCCGCGGCCGGCGTGGCGGAGGGACCGCTGGCCGAGGGCACCTTCACCCGGGACGGCGGCCGGCGTGCCGCGACGGCGATCCTGGCCATGGCGGACCGGCCGACCGCGATCGTGGCGGCGAACGACCTGGCCGCGGCCGGGGTGCTGGCCGCGGCCAGGGAGGCGGGGATCGCCGTGCCGGCGGACGTCTCGGTGGCCGGCTTCGACGACCTGCCGATCAGCCGGGACGCGATGCCGACCCTGACCACGGTGCGAGTGCCGCTCGACGAACTGGGCCGGCGGGCCGGCCGGATCGCCGCCGGCCAGTCGGCGTCCGAGCCGGGCGAGCTCGTGCCGGAGCTGATCGCCCGCGACTCCGTGAGCGCGCCGGCCTCCCGCCAGGTGCCGGAACGCCGTTAA
- a CDS encoding ATP-grasp domain-containing protein — MSRTAILASCAKMPEGDGDDQAVPAALDDLGFTVRWAPWDDRDVDFADADVVVLRATWDYPDRRAEFLDWCESVPALYNPAAVARWNTDKSYLVELQNAGLLVVPTTLVEPGEQIQWPRASFVVKPSVGVGSRGAARFGADAAGAGEHLRTLHADGRTALVQPYQSSVDTQGEISLTYFGGIYSHAFTKAAMLGSDVDPSGLYLAERMSAAVPAPEVRALAEDAMDTACSLLGILRAELLYARADIVRGEDGHPLLLELELVEPTLGFRHADAGAPLRFASAVRQQLA; from the coding sequence ATGAGCCGCACCGCGATCCTCGCCTCCTGCGCCAAGATGCCCGAGGGCGACGGCGACGACCAGGCCGTGCCCGCCGCGCTCGACGACCTGGGCTTCACCGTGCGCTGGGCGCCGTGGGACGACCGGGACGTGGACTTCGCCGACGCCGACGTGGTCGTGCTGCGCGCGACCTGGGACTACCCGGATCGGCGCGCGGAGTTCCTCGACTGGTGCGAGTCCGTGCCGGCCCTGTACAACCCCGCCGCGGTGGCGCGCTGGAACACCGACAAGTCCTACCTCGTCGAGCTGCAGAACGCGGGCCTGCTCGTGGTGCCGACCACGCTCGTCGAGCCGGGCGAGCAGATCCAGTGGCCGCGCGCGTCGTTCGTGGTGAAGCCGTCGGTGGGCGTGGGCTCCCGCGGCGCCGCCCGCTTCGGCGCGGACGCCGCCGGCGCCGGCGAGCACCTGCGCACGCTGCACGCCGACGGGCGGACCGCGCTCGTCCAGCCGTATCAGTCCAGTGTGGACACCCAGGGCGAGATCTCGCTGACGTACTTCGGCGGGATCTATTCGCACGCCTTCACCAAGGCGGCGATGCTCGGGTCCGATGTGGACCCGAGCGGCCTGTACCTCGCGGAGCGGATGAGCGCGGCCGTGCCGGCGCCCGAGGTCCGCGCGCTGGCGGAGGACGCCATGGACACCGCGTGCTCGCTGCTGGGCATCCTGCGCGCGGAACTGCTCTACGCCCGCGCCGACATCGTCCGCGGCGAGGACGGCCACCCGCTGCTGCTGGAGCTCGAACTGGTGGAGCCGACGCTGGGCTTCCGCCACGCCGATGCCGGCGCGCCGCTGAGGTTCGCTTCCGCGGTGCGCCAGCAGCTGGCTTAA
- a CDS encoding quinone oxidoreductase family protein, with the protein MSTAVQVTRTGGPEVLEVADVEVGAPEAGELLVDVAAAGVNFIDTYQREGIYPLDLPFVLGLEGAGTVTEVGEGVTGFAPGDRVAWNGSLGSYAARKRVPAAIAVKVPDGVSDEVAAAVMLQGVTAHYLVRSTYEVKPGDDVLVHAAAGGVGLLLVQLAKSRGAQVIGTVSTEEKAQLARGAGADHVIRYDQEDFAKTTRELTGGKGVAVVYDGVGKDTVDGSLASLKIRGTLALFGAASGPVPPIDPQRLNSGGSLFLTRPTSAHYVLTREELDWRADELFQAVVDGSLDVRIGGRYPLADARQAHEDLQGRKTTGKLILIP; encoded by the coding sequence ATGTCCACCGCTGTGCAGGTCACCCGGACCGGCGGGCCCGAGGTGCTGGAGGTCGCCGACGTCGAGGTCGGCGCGCCGGAGGCCGGCGAACTGCTGGTGGACGTCGCCGCGGCGGGCGTCAACTTCATCGACACCTACCAGCGCGAAGGCATCTACCCCCTCGACCTGCCGTTTGTGCTCGGCCTCGAAGGCGCGGGCACCGTGACCGAGGTCGGCGAAGGCGTCACGGGCTTCGCGCCCGGAGACCGCGTTGCCTGGAATGGCTCGCTGGGCAGCTACGCGGCGCGCAAGCGGGTCCCCGCGGCGATCGCGGTGAAGGTGCCCGACGGCGTTTCCGACGAGGTCGCGGCGGCCGTCATGCTGCAGGGCGTCACGGCTCATTACCTGGTGCGCTCGACGTACGAGGTGAAGCCAGGCGACGACGTGCTGGTGCACGCGGCCGCCGGCGGTGTCGGCCTGCTGCTGGTGCAGCTGGCGAAGTCGCGCGGCGCCCAGGTGATCGGCACCGTGTCCACCGAGGAGAAGGCCCAGCTCGCGCGCGGGGCCGGCGCGGACCACGTGATCCGCTACGACCAGGAGGACTTCGCCAAGACCACCCGCGAGCTGACCGGCGGCAAGGGTGTCGCGGTGGTCTACGACGGCGTCGGCAAGGACACCGTCGACGGCAGCCTCGCCAGCCTGAAGATCCGCGGCACCCTCGCGCTGTTCGGCGCCGCCAGCGGCCCGGTCCCCCCGATCGACCCGCAACGCCTCAACTCGGGCGGCTCGCTGTTCCTGACCCGCCCGACGTCCGCCCACTACGTGCTCACCCGCGAGGAGCTGGACTGGCGCGCGGACGAGCTGTTCCAAGCCGTCGTCGACGGTTCGCTCGACGTCCGCATCGGCGGCCGCTACCCCCTCGCCGACGCCCGCCAGGCCCATGAGGACCTGCAGGGCCGGAAGACGACCGGGAAGCTGATCCTGATTCCGTGA
- a CDS encoding acyl-CoA desaturase produces MTSVPSTVKPLISGRRGSAEMIVLKTFLLVPFAALVAAVPLLWGWGLTWVDVALAAVFYTFGTLGVTVGYHRYFTHGAFKAPRALRIALAVAGSMAVQGSVIFWVASHRRHHAFADREGDPHSPWLFGTSPSALLRGFWHAHMGWMFQREVTNADRFAPDLVGDRDLRVVNRFFWLWITLSLLLPAALGGLVSWSWWGAVTGFFWAGLVRIAFLHHVSWSVNSVCHLIGERPFASRDKAANFWPLAILSMGESWHNSHHADPTCARHGVLRGQVDVSARVIWVFERLGWATDVRWPRAERLEAKRVR; encoded by the coding sequence ATGACGTCCGTCCCGTCCACCGTGAAGCCCCTGATCTCCGGACGGCGGGGCAGCGCGGAAATGATCGTGCTCAAGACGTTCCTGCTGGTGCCGTTCGCGGCGCTGGTCGCCGCCGTCCCGCTGCTGTGGGGCTGGGGGCTCACCTGGGTCGACGTGGCCCTCGCCGCCGTCTTCTACACCTTCGGCACGCTCGGCGTGACCGTCGGCTACCACCGGTACTTCACGCACGGCGCGTTCAAGGCGCCGCGGGCGCTGCGGATCGCGCTCGCCGTCGCGGGCAGCATGGCCGTGCAGGGCTCGGTGATCTTCTGGGTCGCCAGCCATCGCCGTCACCACGCGTTCGCCGACCGCGAGGGCGACCCGCACTCGCCGTGGCTGTTCGGCACGTCGCCTTCGGCGCTGCTGCGCGGGTTCTGGCACGCGCACATGGGCTGGATGTTCCAGCGCGAGGTGACCAACGCGGACCGCTTCGCGCCCGACCTCGTCGGCGACCGCGACCTGCGCGTGGTGAACCGCTTCTTCTGGCTGTGGATCACGCTCAGCCTGCTGCTGCCCGCGGCGCTGGGCGGGCTGGTCAGCTGGTCGTGGTGGGGCGCGGTGACGGGGTTCTTCTGGGCCGGGCTGGTGCGGATCGCGTTCCTGCACCACGTGAGCTGGTCGGTGAACTCGGTGTGCCACCTGATCGGCGAACGGCCCTTCGCCAGCCGCGACAAGGCGGCCAACTTCTGGCCGCTCGCGATCCTGTCCATGGGCGAGTCCTGGCACAACTCCCACCACGCCGACCCGACCTGCGCCCGGCACGGCGTGCTGCGCGGCCAGGTGGACGTCTCCGCGCGGGTGATCTGGGTGTTCGAACGCCTCGGCTGGGCCACCGACGTCCGGTGGCCCCGAGCGGAACGCCTCGAGGCGAAGCGGGTCCGTTAA